The Dioscorea cayenensis subsp. rotundata cultivar TDr96_F1 chromosome 19, TDr96_F1_v2_PseudoChromosome.rev07_lg8_w22 25.fasta, whole genome shotgun sequence genome includes a window with the following:
- the LOC120283812 gene encoding SNF1-related protein kinase catalytic subunit alpha KIN11-like isoform X2, giving the protein MDRPAKKKKSSQVLMPQYYLERTLGIGSFGKVKLARHVSTGLKVAIKILNLQKLSASDAEKVRREVKILAAFSHPHIVRLYEVIEIRSKVYVVMEYMDSGDLFCYITVRGRLKEDEARIIFQQIICGVEFCHLNMVAHRDLKPENLLLDCNGTVKLADFGLSNTMTDGHFLKTTCGSPEYAAPEIISKQFYAGSDVDVWSCGVVLYALLCGRLPFEAENLSYLCTKIKSGIYTLPAHLSLEAKDLISRILVVDPITRITIPEIRQHPWFRLHLPWFLSVRAEEIKERSKLINKDTFEEVVGLGFSHSLLMESLKNRLQNEATVTYYLLLDRRLRSCNACIRYGFNSEKEFKTANTSLQQQTYIENVGVSPRSNVPYQTTWTVGLQTLTHPHELMLDALSVLRRLNVSWKRIGSYNMKCRWLPPERKVSLDMNHIPFEATISDTGVELKSQNAVKFEMQLYDLTALQGSREPIPP; this is encoded by the exons ATGGATAGACCtgcaaaaaagaagaaaagctcACAAGTGCTTATGCCACAGTATTACTTGGAGAGGACTCTTGGTATTGGATCATTTGGTAAAGTGAAACTTGCTAGGCATGTTTCAACTGGGCTCAAAGTTGCCATTAAGATACTCAATCTCCAAAAGTTAAGTGCATCAGATGCAGAGAAag TTAGGCGAGAGGTTAAAATTTTAGCAGCATTTTCCCATCCTCACATCGTTCGGCTGTATGAGGTTATAGAGATAAGGTCTAAAGTTTATGTTGTAATGGAGTATATGGATTCTGGAGATTTATTTTGCTATATCACAGTAAGGGGTCGGCTCAAGGAGGATGAGGCTCGCATTATCTTTCAGCAG ATAATATGTGGTGTTGAATTTTGCCACCTTAATATGGTGGCTCATAGGGACCTCAAGCCGGAGAATCTGCTCTTGGATTGCAATGGCACTGTTAAGTTGGCAGACTTCGGCCTCAGCAATACAATGACTGATGGTCATTTTCTGAAGACAACATGCGGAAGCCCGGAATATGCTGCCCCTGAG ATCATCTCAAAGCAATTCTATGCTGGCTCTGACGTCGATGTTTGGAGTTGTGGTGTTGTTCTATACGCACTTCTTTGTGGAAGGCTTCCTTTTGAAGCTGAAAATCTCTCTTATTTGTGCACAAAGATAAAG AGTGGAATTTACACTCTTCCTGCTCATTTATCACTTGAGGCAAAAGATTTGATTTCTCGCATCCTTGTTGTTGATCCCATCACAAGAATTACCATTCCGGAGATCCGTCAACATCCATGGTTCCGTTTGCACCTCCCGTGGTTTCTATCTGTGCGTGCTGAAGAAATTAAGGAAAGATCAAAACTG ATTAACAAAGATACTTTTGAAGAGGTGGTTGGCTTGGGATTCAGCCACAGCCTTTTGATGGAATCTCTTAAGAACAGGTTGCAGAATGAG GCAACGGTGACTTATTATTTGCTTTTGGATAGGAGGCTTCGGTCCTGTAATGCATGTATTCGTTATGGATTCAACAGTGAGAAG GAATTCAAGACCGCAAATACCTCCTTGCAGCAACAAACTTACATAGAAAATGTGGGAGTTTCTCCAAGATCAAATGTGCCTTATCAAACTACCTGGACAGTTGGACTTCAG ACTCTAACTCATCCTCATGAGTTAATGCTTGATGCTTTGAGTGTTCTCCGGCGTCTAAATGTGTCTTGGAAAAGGATCGGCAGTTACAATATGAAATGCAGATGGCTGCCTCCAGAGCGAAAAGTTTCACTAGATATGAATCACATCCCATTCGAGGCGACAATTAGTGATACTGGTGTTGAATTAAAATCACAGAATGCTGTCAAATTTGAAATGCAG CTATATGATCTAACAGCTTTACAAGGGTCCCGAGAACCGATACCTCCTTGA
- the LOC120249978 gene encoding p-coumarate 3-hydroxylase translates to MDTTNLPLIPLSITLIAIITALLIYLRRRPRLPPGPPPRPVVGNLYDIKPVRFRCFSEWAGTYGPIMSVWFGTTLNVVVSSSELAKEVLKDNDQQLADRPRSRSAARFSRDGKDLIWADYGPHYVTVRKVCNLELFAPKRLEALRPIREDEVTAMVESIFRECTLPEKQGKSLVVKDHLAGVAFNNITRLAFGKRFMNSAGVMDEQGVEFKAIVQNGLKLGASLSLGEYVPWLRWMFPLNEGAIAKHGARRDRLTKTIMAEHTRARAQSGAKQHFVDALLTLQSKYDLSEDTIIGLLWDMITAGMDTTVITVEWAMAELVKHPRVQQKAQEELDRVVGRDRIITEADFANLPYLNCLVKEALRLHPPTPLMLPHKANTNVKLAGYDIPKGSNVHVNVWAIARDPQVWKEPLEFRPERFQEEDIDIKGHDFRVLPFGAGRRVCPGAQLGIYLVESMLGHLLHQFKWDLPEGMKPEDVDMTENPGMVTFMHTPLQAVATPRLDCVDLYKRVPVEM, encoded by the exons ATGGATACCACCAACCTTCCCCTAATTCCACTATCCATAACCCTAATCGCCATCATCACTGCTCTCTTAATATACCTCCGGCGCCGCCCAAGACTCCCACCGGGACCTCCTCCCCGTCCAGTGGTCGGAAACTTATACGACATAAAGCCGGTGAGATTCCGCTGCTTCTCCGAATGGGCTGGAACTTACGGTCCGATCATGTCTGTGTGGTTTGGGACGACGTTGAATGTAGTGGTCTCGAGCTCGGAGCTGGCGAAGGAGGTTCTCAAAGACAACGACCAGCAGCTCGCCGATCGACCACGGAGCCGATCGGCGGCGAGGTTTAGCAGGGACGGGAAGGACTTGATCTGGGCGGACTATGGGCCGCACTATGTGACGGTGAGGAAGGTGTGTAATTTGGAGCTGTTTGCTCCGAAGAGGTTGGAGGCTCTCCGGCCGATCAGGGAGGATGAGGTCACCGCCATGGTTGAGTCTATCTTCAGAGAATGCACTCTTCCTG AGAAACAAGGCAAAAGCTTAGTAGTAAAAGACCATCTCGCTGGCGTGGCATTTAACAACATAACAAGACTGGCATTCGGGAAGCGATTCATGAACTCAGCTGGAGTAATGGACGAGCAAGGAGTTGAGTTCAAAGCCATCGTCCAAAACGGGCTCAAGCTCGGTGCTTCACTGTCTCTGGGTGAGTACGTGCCATGGCTCCGCTGGATGTTCCCCTTGAACGAGGGCGCCATAGCCAAGCACGGTGCTCGCCGTGACCGTCTAACCAAAACCATCATGGCCGAGCACACCCGCGCCCGCGCCCAGTCCGGCGCCAAGCAACACTTCGTCGACGCCTTGCTCACTCTCCAGTCCAAATATGATCTCAGCGAAGACACCATCATTGGCCTTCTTTGG GACATGATCACAGCTGGAATGGACACAACTGTAATAACAGTAGAATGGGCAATGGCGGAACTGGTTAAGCACCCAAGAGTTCAACAAAAAGCTCAAGAAGAGCTTGATCGTGTAGTAGGACGTGATAGAATCATAACAGAAGCAGACTTCGCCAACCTGCCTTATCTCAACTGCCTGGTTAAAGAAGCTCTCCGGCTGCACCCACCAACCCCTCTCATGCTCCCTCACAAAGCCAACACCAACGTTAAGCTTGCCGGCTATGACATCCCCAAAGGTTCCAATGTCCATGTTAATGTCTGGGCCATTGCTCGTGACCCACAGGTCTGGAAAGAACCACTTGAGTTCCGGCCTGAGAGGTTTCAAGAAGAGGATATTGATATCAAGGGACATGATTTCAGAGTGTTGCCTTTTGGCGCAGGGCGCCGAGTGTGCCCTGGTGCGCAGCTTGGGATCTACCTTGTTGAGTCAATGCTTGGTCATCTCTTGCACCAGTTTAAGTGGGACTTGCCGGAGGGGATGAAGCCGGAGGATGTGGACATGACGGAGAACCCTGGAATGGTGACCTTCATGCATACGCCATTACAGGCCGTGGCCACGCCAAGGTTGGACTGTGTGGACTTGTATAAGCGTGTGCCTGTGGAAATGTGA
- the LOC120283812 gene encoding SNF1-related protein kinase catalytic subunit alpha KIN10-like isoform X1 — MDRPAKKKKSSQVLMPQYYLERTLGIGSFGKVKLARHVSTGLKVAIKILNLQKLSASDAEKVRREVKILAAFSHPHIVRLYEVIEIRSKVYVVMEYMDSGDLFCYITVRGRLKEDEARIIFQQIICGVEFCHLNMVAHRDLKPENLLLDCNGTVKLADFGLSNTMTDGHFLKTTCGSPEYAAPEIISKQFYAGSDVDVWSCGVVLYALLCGRLPFEAENLSYLCTKIKSGIYTLPAHLSLEAKDLISRILVVDPITRITIPEIRQHPWFRLHLPWFLSVRAEEIKERSKLINKDTFEEVVGLGFSHSLLMESLKNRLQNEATVTYYLLLDRRLRSCNACIRYGFNSEKEFKTANTSLQQQTYIENVGVSPRSNVPYQTTWTVGLQTLTHPHELMLDALSVLRRLNVSWKRIGSYNMKCRWLPPERKVSLDMNHIPFEATISDTGVELKSQNAVKFEMQLYKGPENRYLLDLQRVSGPPLLFLEICAKFLSQIRVL, encoded by the exons ATGGATAGACCtgcaaaaaagaagaaaagctcACAAGTGCTTATGCCACAGTATTACTTGGAGAGGACTCTTGGTATTGGATCATTTGGTAAAGTGAAACTTGCTAGGCATGTTTCAACTGGGCTCAAAGTTGCCATTAAGATACTCAATCTCCAAAAGTTAAGTGCATCAGATGCAGAGAAag TTAGGCGAGAGGTTAAAATTTTAGCAGCATTTTCCCATCCTCACATCGTTCGGCTGTATGAGGTTATAGAGATAAGGTCTAAAGTTTATGTTGTAATGGAGTATATGGATTCTGGAGATTTATTTTGCTATATCACAGTAAGGGGTCGGCTCAAGGAGGATGAGGCTCGCATTATCTTTCAGCAG ATAATATGTGGTGTTGAATTTTGCCACCTTAATATGGTGGCTCATAGGGACCTCAAGCCGGAGAATCTGCTCTTGGATTGCAATGGCACTGTTAAGTTGGCAGACTTCGGCCTCAGCAATACAATGACTGATGGTCATTTTCTGAAGACAACATGCGGAAGCCCGGAATATGCTGCCCCTGAG ATCATCTCAAAGCAATTCTATGCTGGCTCTGACGTCGATGTTTGGAGTTGTGGTGTTGTTCTATACGCACTTCTTTGTGGAAGGCTTCCTTTTGAAGCTGAAAATCTCTCTTATTTGTGCACAAAGATAAAG AGTGGAATTTACACTCTTCCTGCTCATTTATCACTTGAGGCAAAAGATTTGATTTCTCGCATCCTTGTTGTTGATCCCATCACAAGAATTACCATTCCGGAGATCCGTCAACATCCATGGTTCCGTTTGCACCTCCCGTGGTTTCTATCTGTGCGTGCTGAAGAAATTAAGGAAAGATCAAAACTG ATTAACAAAGATACTTTTGAAGAGGTGGTTGGCTTGGGATTCAGCCACAGCCTTTTGATGGAATCTCTTAAGAACAGGTTGCAGAATGAG GCAACGGTGACTTATTATTTGCTTTTGGATAGGAGGCTTCGGTCCTGTAATGCATGTATTCGTTATGGATTCAACAGTGAGAAG GAATTCAAGACCGCAAATACCTCCTTGCAGCAACAAACTTACATAGAAAATGTGGGAGTTTCTCCAAGATCAAATGTGCCTTATCAAACTACCTGGACAGTTGGACTTCAG ACTCTAACTCATCCTCATGAGTTAATGCTTGATGCTTTGAGTGTTCTCCGGCGTCTAAATGTGTCTTGGAAAAGGATCGGCAGTTACAATATGAAATGCAGATGGCTGCCTCCAGAGCGAAAAGTTTCACTAGATATGAATCACATCCCATTCGAGGCGACAATTAGTGATACTGGTGTTGAATTAAAATCACAGAATGCTGTCAAATTTGAAATGCAG CTTTACAAGGGTCCCGAGAACCGATACCTCCTTGACTTGCAGAGAGTCAGCGGCCCGCCGCTACTTTTCCTTGAAATATGTGCAAAATTTCTTTCTCAAATTCGAGTTTTGTAA
- the LOC120283813 gene encoding dr1-associated corepressor-like, translating into MRKKLDTRFPASRIKKIMQADEDIGKIAQAVPVLVSKALELFLQDLCDRTYDITLQRGMKTMSSLHLKQCVHSFSVFDFLRDTVNRVPDLGGSDAGGEDRAAKRRKAVDEGNDTDEDLKRARTHDIAGDSSGVSRGRGRPRGRGRGRGVRGSRAAERDSAHFDKCEDDPDTSPHNVIPHDIKPEMLNDGIPSREPMESKDSSDGPNANGPNFDLNVVLDEKEDTTTRIETSAKDETKHEEYPGWSFSDMHKMAIDPLQLTSLNKITEEEEDYDNEDG; encoded by the exons ATGAGGAAGAAGCTCGACACCCGATTTCCTGCT TCTCGAATAAAGAAGATTATGCAAGCAGATGAAGATATTGGGAAGATTGCACAGGCTGTACCAGTTTTAGTAT CCAAAGCATTGGAATTATTTCTGCAAGACCTCTGTGACAGGACATATGATATAACCCTTCAGAGGGGAATGAAAACAATGAGTTCTTTACATCT AAAGCAGTGTGTCCATAGTTTTAGTGTCTTTGATTTCCTGAGGGACACTGTGAACAGAGTTCCTGATTTGGGCGGTTCTGATGCTGGTGGTGAGGATAGAGCCGCAAAGAGAAG GAAAGCTGTAGATGAAGGAAATGACACTGATGAGGACTTGAAGAGGGCCAGAACT CATGATATAGCAGGCGATAGCAGTGGAGTTAGTAGAGGACGAGGAAGACCCCGAGGTCGGGGGAGAGGGCGTGGGGTTCGAGGTAGCCGTGCTGCTGAGAGGGACAGTGCTCACTTTGACAAATGTGAAGATGACCCTGATACTTCTCCTCACAATGTGATACCTCATGACATAAAACCGGAAATGTTGAATGATGGCATTCCTTCCAGAGAACCAATGGAATCTAAAGACAGCAGTGATGGCCCTAATGCTAATGGCCCAAACTTTGACCTGAATGTAGTGCTAGATGAGAAGGAGGACACAACAACGAGAATTGAGACATCTGCGAAAGATGAAACCAAGCATGAAGAATATCCTGGTTGGTCCTTCTCTGATATGCATAAGATGGCCATCGATCCCCTTCAACTCACCTCTTTAAACAAGATAACTGAAGAGGAAGAGGATTATGACAATGAAGATGGATGA